A window of Costertonia aggregata contains these coding sequences:
- a CDS encoding transporter — MFKTNLLALTTVFLFSFTGFSQYTDVINSNRPGRSVSAYAVGKGVVQAEFGLSFEQQDHSKLFTESNIYGADFAFRYGLLFETLELKWEGTYQHQNLTFTQTGTDQSLTDFGRNRIGLKFLVFDPFKDPQANKPNLYSWRANHKFQFKNLLPAVSVYAGANVLLGDNPFYVGDPTISPRAMVATQSRLTPRMVLISNIAYDRIGTDFPEWSYLISISHAFRNPKWSVFIENQGINSDRYSDFLFRSGVAHLLNENFQVDVHFGASFKNTPSRIFGTAGFSYRLDFHKDAPIKAIEDQKANQNGGAIKKNAMKKAKKKKKKGNGAEDIDLGPSKKQLRKKRKADKKKKKDSGVIEF, encoded by the coding sequence ATGTTCAAAACAAACCTATTAGCCCTCACAACTGTATTTCTTTTTTCTTTTACGGGCTTTTCCCAATATACAGATGTCATTAATTCAAATAGACCTGGACGCTCTGTTAGTGCCTATGCCGTTGGTAAAGGGGTAGTACAAGCAGAATTTGGGCTTTCTTTTGAACAACAGGACCATTCCAAATTATTTACAGAGTCCAATATTTACGGGGCTGATTTCGCATTTAGATACGGATTGCTTTTCGAAACCTTGGAACTAAAATGGGAAGGTACCTATCAGCACCAAAATTTGACTTTTACCCAAACGGGAACCGACCAGAGCTTAACTGATTTTGGCAGAAATCGTATCGGGTTGAAATTTTTGGTGTTCGACCCTTTTAAAGACCCACAAGCCAACAAACCGAATTTATACAGTTGGCGGGCCAATCATAAATTTCAGTTCAAGAACCTTTTGCCGGCAGTATCCGTATATGCAGGCGCCAATGTGTTATTGGGTGACAACCCATTTTATGTAGGTGACCCGACCATCTCGCCGAGAGCGATGGTAGCGACACAAAGTAGGCTGACACCCCGCATGGTATTGATTTCCAACATAGCATATGACAGGATAGGAACTGATTTTCCAGAATGGAGCTATTTGATTTCAATTTCACACGCCTTTAGAAATCCCAAATGGAGTGTTTTTATAGAAAATCAGGGCATTAATAGCGATAGATATTCCGATTTTCTTTTTCGTAGCGGTGTGGCCCATCTTTTAAACGAGAATTTTCAGGTAGACGTTCATTTTGGAGCCAGTTTCAAGAACACACCTTCCCGAATTTTTGGTACGGCCGGTTTCTCCTATCGCTTGGATTTTCACAAAGATGCTCCGATAAAAGCAATCGAAGATCAAAAAGCGAATCAAAACGGCGGAGCCATAAAGAAGAACGCTATGAAAAAGGCGAAAAAAAAGAAGAAAAAAGGTAACGGCGCTGAAGATATAGATTTGGGACCTTCAAAAAAACAATTGCGAAAAAAAAGAAAGGCCGATAAGAAAAAGAAAAAGGATAGTGGTGTAATTGAGTTTTAA
- a CDS encoding GTP cyclohydrolase → MIQIKEATTKKELKTFVKFPFSLYKGSPYWVPPIINDELETFDTEKNPVFIDADARFFLAYKDGKTVGRVAAIVNWIEVNQQQLKKMRFGWFDYIDDTSVSEALLKKVAEIGKENDLEYMEGPVGFSNLDKVGVLIEGFDHIGTMITWYNHPYYASHLERLGFVKEKEYLENKFPAKNADPKHFTRIQELIKKRYSLKPLNFTKTKDVIPWADKMFDLFNDSYSSLASFVPITDIQKEYFKKKYISFINPEYIKFILDKDDNLIAFAIVMPSFSKALQKANGKLFPFGIFHLLKAKKHSKDVIFYLIGIRPDYQNKGVTAIIFNEYHKTFTEKEIEMCYRTPELEENTAIQQIWKHFGPVTHKRRRTYRKNL, encoded by the coding sequence ATGATTCAAATTAAAGAGGCAACGACCAAAAAAGAATTAAAGACCTTCGTAAAATTTCCATTTTCCCTGTACAAAGGCTCTCCATATTGGGTGCCGCCTATCATCAATGATGAACTCGAAACTTTTGATACGGAGAAAAACCCTGTATTTATAGATGCCGATGCGCGCTTCTTTTTAGCCTATAAAGATGGAAAAACAGTTGGTCGTGTCGCTGCAATAGTCAATTGGATCGAGGTAAACCAGCAGCAACTTAAAAAAATGCGTTTTGGCTGGTTTGATTATATTGATGATACATCGGTTTCCGAGGCTCTTTTGAAAAAGGTAGCGGAAATTGGCAAAGAAAATGATTTGGAATATATGGAAGGTCCGGTCGGGTTTTCCAATTTGGATAAGGTAGGTGTGCTTATCGAAGGTTTCGATCATATTGGAACGATGATTACTTGGTACAATCACCCGTACTACGCATCACATTTAGAGCGGCTGGGGTTTGTAAAAGAGAAGGAATATCTCGAAAATAAATTTCCGGCGAAAAACGCGGACCCCAAGCACTTTACCCGTATTCAGGAACTTATTAAAAAAAGGTATTCCCTTAAACCTTTGAATTTCACCAAAACAAAGGACGTGATACCTTGGGCCGATAAAATGTTCGATCTATTCAACGACAGTTATTCCAGTTTGGCCTCATTTGTTCCCATTACCGATATTCAAAAAGAATATTTCAAGAAAAAATATATCAGTTTTATAAATCCCGAATACATTAAGTTTATACTAGATAAAGATGACAACCTTATCGCTTTTGCCATAGTGATGCCCTCATTTTCAAAAGCCCTGCAAAAAGCCAATGGAAAATTATTCCCGTTTGGTATTTTTCATTTACTCAAAGCAAAAAAACATAGTAAGGACGTTATTTTTTATTTGATAGGTATTCGACCGGATTATCAAAATAAAGGGGTAACGGCAATTATTTTTAATGAGTACCATAAAACTTTCACAGAAAAAGAAATAGAAATGTGCTATCGTACTCCAGAATTGGAGGAGAATACGGCAATACAACAAATCTGGAAACATTTTGGGCCGGTTACACACAAGCGGCGCAGAACCTACAGGAAAAATCTTTGA
- a CDS encoding aminotransferase class I/II-fold pyridoxal phosphate-dependent enzyme: MRDLFDRIIENKGPLGKWASQAEGYFVFPKLEGPISNRMKFQGKEVITWSINDYLGLANLPEVKKIDGDTAAEYGSAYPMGARMMSGHTDFHEQLEQECADFVNKEAAYLLNFGYQGIMSAIDALVSKDDIIVYDVDCHACIIDGVRLHMGKRFTFKHNDIQSLEVNLERAAKMAEQTGGGILVISEGVFGMRGEQGKLKEIVALKQKYNFRLLVDDAHGFGTLGKSGAGAGEEQGIQDDIDVYFATFAKSMASIGAFLAADKEIIEYLKYNLRSQMFAKSLPMVYVKGALKRLDMLRTMPQLKEKLWENVNALQNGLKDKGFDIGNTSSCVTPVYLNGSIPEAMALVKDLRENYGIFCSIVVYPVIPKGLILLRMIPTATHTMQDISETLDAFSAIRERLQNGTYKRLSAAVAAAMGE; the protein is encoded by the coding sequence ATGAGAGACTTATTTGACAGAATTATAGAGAATAAGGGACCCTTAGGAAAATGGGCGTCACAGGCTGAAGGATATTTTGTTTTCCCAAAATTGGAAGGTCCAATTTCCAATCGGATGAAATTTCAGGGAAAAGAAGTCATTACATGGAGCATCAATGACTATTTGGGGCTTGCCAATTTACCTGAAGTAAAAAAAATAGATGGTGATACGGCTGCGGAATATGGTTCGGCATACCCCATGGGCGCCAGAATGATGAGCGGCCATACCGATTTTCATGAACAACTGGAACAAGAATGTGCGGATTTCGTGAACAAAGAAGCCGCGTATTTGTTGAATTTTGGGTACCAAGGTATAATGTCGGCAATTGATGCTTTGGTTTCCAAGGATGATATCATAGTATATGATGTAGATTGCCATGCCTGCATTATAGATGGCGTGCGATTGCATATGGGAAAACGTTTTACGTTCAAGCATAACGATATACAAAGTTTGGAAGTAAATTTGGAACGAGCGGCAAAAATGGCCGAACAGACCGGTGGTGGTATCTTGGTCATTTCCGAAGGTGTTTTTGGTATGCGGGGAGAGCAGGGAAAACTTAAAGAAATCGTTGCTTTAAAGCAAAAATATAATTTCCGTTTACTGGTAGATGATGCCCATGGTTTTGGAACATTGGGTAAATCCGGTGCGGGAGCAGGCGAGGAGCAAGGTATTCAAGATGATATTGATGTATACTTTGCGACGTTTGCAAAATCTATGGCCAGTATCGGAGCTTTTTTAGCGGCAGATAAAGAAATCATAGAATACTTAAAATATAATCTACGCTCTCAGATGTTTGCCAAATCGCTTCCCATGGTATATGTAAAAGGGGCTTTAAAGCGATTGGATATGTTGCGTACCATGCCGCAACTCAAGGAAAAACTTTGGGAAAATGTAAATGCGTTACAAAACGGACTCAAAGACAAAGGTTTTGATATTGGCAATACCTCTAGTTGCGTAACACCGGTGTATTTAAACGGGAGTATTCCCGAGGCCATGGCCTTGGTAAAGGATTTGCGTGAGAATTATGGAATATTTTGCTCAATTGTGGTATATCCCGTAATCCCTAAAGGATTGATTCTTTTACGGATGATTCCAACGGCAACGCATACTATGCAAGATATTTCGGAAACCTTGGACGCTTTTTCCGCTATACGCGAACGATTGCAAAATGGCACTTATAAAAGACTTTCCGCAGCCGTTGCAGCCGCAATGGGTGAGTAA
- a CDS encoding glycosyltransferase family 4 protein, whose translation MQKVLIITYYWPPAGGPGVQRWLNFVKYLKDFGIEPIVYVPENPNYPIIDESLSKQIPKGITIVRQPIFEPYGLARLFSPKKTKRISSGIIQTKNQSFIEKSMLWVRGNLFIPDARKYWIKPSVNYLSDFIAKENIKTIITTGPPHSVHLIGQHLKKQLEVKWITDFRDPWTSIGYHKKLKLTKASQKKHKLLEHLVLNKADKIVVTSQTTKSEFQEITRKPITVITNGYDTDYNGGAFLDESFTISHIGSLLTGRNPENLWRALSELARENAVFRTDLQLEFMGVTSQDVLDTLSKYELAPYLKLRGYGSHAEALRKQRSSQILLLVEIDSHETKGIIPGKLFEYMAAKRPILALGPKGWEVSDILAETQTGVFFDYSSHTELKKLLLDWYDQFKKNQLKVNSKGIDTYSRRQLTKKLTEFI comes from the coding sequence ATGCAAAAGGTGCTCATCATTACCTATTATTGGCCTCCTGCAGGAGGTCCCGGTGTACAGCGATGGTTGAATTTTGTAAAGTATTTAAAGGATTTTGGGATAGAACCTATCGTATATGTTCCGGAAAATCCCAATTATCCCATAATCGACGAAAGTTTGTCCAAGCAAATCCCCAAAGGTATTACAATTGTAAGGCAGCCTATTTTTGAGCCCTATGGATTGGCGCGATTGTTTTCTCCCAAAAAGACCAAACGCATTAGTTCTGGCATCATCCAGACCAAGAACCAGTCTTTTATCGAAAAATCAATGCTTTGGGTACGTGGGAATCTTTTTATACCGGATGCTCGAAAATATTGGATAAAACCATCAGTCAATTACCTATCGGATTTTATAGCAAAAGAAAATATTAAAACGATAATTACGACCGGCCCCCCGCACAGTGTCCATCTTATCGGTCAACATTTAAAAAAACAATTGGAAGTGAAATGGATAACCGATTTTAGAGATCCATGGACTTCTATCGGGTATCATAAAAAACTTAAACTTACCAAAGCCTCACAAAAAAAGCATAAGCTGTTAGAGCATCTGGTTTTGAACAAGGCGGACAAAATTGTTGTGACCAGCCAAACCACAAAATCAGAATTTCAAGAAATCACGCGAAAACCTATCACGGTCATTACCAATGGGTACGATACCGATTACAATGGGGGTGCTTTTTTGGACGAAAGTTTTACGATTTCACACATTGGTTCATTGTTGACTGGAAGAAACCCGGAAAATTTATGGAGAGCTTTATCCGAACTGGCGAGGGAGAATGCTGTCTTTAGAACAGATTTGCAACTTGAATTTATGGGAGTTACCAGCCAAGATGTGTTGGACACGCTCTCAAAATACGAATTGGCACCTTATTTAAAGTTAAGGGGCTATGGTTCGCATGCAGAGGCTTTACGCAAGCAGCGAAGTTCACAGATTTTATTGCTGGTAGAGATAGATTCCCATGAGACTAAGGGTATAATTCCTGGAAAGTTATTCGAATACATGGCCGCCAAACGGCCTATTTTGGCATTGGGCCCTAAAGGTTGGGAAGTATCGGACATATTAGCGGAAACCCAAACCGGAGTTTTTTTCGATTATAGCTCCCATACCGAACTTAAAAAACTACTTTTAGATTGGTACGACCAATTTAAAAAGAATCAGCTCAAAGTGAACTCAAAAGGTATTGATACATACAGTAGAAGGCAGCTTACTAAAAAACTGACCGAATTCATATAG
- a CDS encoding DUF4834 family protein, with the protein MVLLKTILIILLVYYLFKILLKWFGPKLFSYAAKKTQERFKEQFEQFNQENQNTVHEDGDVIIDKKPRKKSNPTKKVGEYIDFEEIE; encoded by the coding sequence ATGGTGTTATTGAAAACGATTTTAATCATACTTCTAGTATATTACCTCTTCAAAATATTGCTAAAATGGTTCGGCCCCAAATTGTTCAGTTACGCCGCAAAAAAAACGCAGGAGCGTTTCAAGGAACAGTTTGAGCAGTTTAATCAGGAAAACCAAAATACGGTACATGAAGATGGTGATGTCATTATCGATAAAAAACCGAGAAAAAAATCAAATCCCACTAAAAAGGTCGGTGAGTACATAGATTTTGAAGAAATTGAGTAA
- a CDS encoding oligosaccharide flippase family protein, with product MGIVLKQSLSNAVVTYLGFGIGAVNTLFLYTNFISDEYYGLVGVILSTSLILMPLFSFGVPLTLIKYYNAFTAKKELDAFLTLMLLLPILMLLPIGLVTYFFYDDIGSFLASENSMVKKYVWYIFFIGMALAYFEVFYAMTKARMKSVFGNFMKEIFVRLGVTVLLVLVYLSIIDVDFFLKALVGLYIARMLIMKIYAYRLHMPKLNFAFPKNSCAILSYTTLIILGGSSAVIQLEIDKFMINQYIEIQNVAYYSVAIYIATVVIVPSRAMHQITHPLTADILGKNDMVQLKKLYQKSSLTLLIISGLIFILILPNLADLYQLLPEEYRGGFVIVFLIGLVKVYDSLLGNNNAILYNSDYYKAVLFMGAFLAVLTVVFNLWLIPSYGIDGAAYATFLALFIYNTLKIFYVKVKFNMLPFTLETAKVFLLLIVVCGMFYFLELPFYPLINIGFKSILITGVYLFVIYKFKISDDVYGMLRKFFKKKP from the coding sequence ATGGGAATTGTCTTAAAGCAATCATTGAGTAACGCCGTGGTAACCTATCTTGGGTTTGGCATAGGTGCCGTTAACACACTATTTTTATACACAAACTTTATTTCTGACGAGTATTACGGTCTGGTAGGTGTCATCTTATCGACTTCCCTTATTCTTATGCCGCTTTTTTCATTTGGTGTACCACTCACATTGATAAAATATTATAATGCATTCACGGCCAAAAAAGAATTGGACGCCTTTTTGACCTTAATGCTGCTTCTGCCGATTTTAATGCTGCTGCCTATTGGCTTGGTCACCTATTTTTTTTACGATGATATCGGTAGTTTTTTGGCATCGGAGAACAGTATGGTAAAAAAGTATGTGTGGTACATTTTTTTCATCGGCATGGCCTTGGCCTATTTTGAGGTATTTTATGCGATGACCAAAGCCAGGATGAAATCGGTTTTTGGTAATTTTATGAAAGAGATTTTTGTACGCTTGGGCGTTACCGTTCTCTTGGTCCTTGTTTATTTAAGTATTATTGATGTTGATTTTTTCCTGAAAGCCTTGGTAGGGCTCTATATAGCTCGCATGCTGATCATGAAAATATATGCATATCGGCTGCACATGCCAAAACTGAACTTTGCTTTTCCCAAGAACTCATGTGCGATTTTAAGCTACACCACACTTATCATATTGGGCGGGTCATCAGCCGTAATACAGTTGGAAATCGATAAGTTTATGATAAATCAATATATCGAAATTCAAAATGTGGCCTATTACAGTGTGGCTATTTACATCGCAACGGTCGTTATTGTGCCGTCACGTGCCATGCATCAGATAACGCACCCGTTGACAGCGGATATTCTTGGCAAGAACGATATGGTACAATTAAAGAAACTATATCAAAAAAGCTCATTGACCTTGCTGATAATCTCAGGGCTTATTTTTATTTTGATTCTTCCCAATTTGGCTGACCTATATCAACTGCTACCGGAAGAATATAGAGGCGGATTCGTTATAGTTTTCTTGATTGGCTTGGTAAAGGTTTATGACTCCCTTTTGGGAAACAACAATGCCATTCTCTATAATTCCGATTATTATAAAGCGGTACTTTTTATGGGTGCCTTTTTAGCCGTTTTGACCGTAGTGTTCAATTTATGGTTAATCCCTTCTTATGGCATAGACGGTGCCGCCTATGCCACTTTTTTAGCCCTATTCATATACAACACGCTGAAAATATTTTATGTGAAGGTCAAGTTCAATATGTTGCCCTTTACGTTGGAAACTGCCAAGGTTTTTCTTCTGCTTATAGTGGTTTGTGGTATGTTTTATTTTTTGGAACTTCCCTTTTACCCATTGATCAATATCGGTTTTAAAAGTATATTGATCACGGGTGTATATCTATTTGTAATCTATAAGTTTAAAATTTCCGATGATGTTTATGGTATGCTACGGAAATTCTTTAAAAAGAAACCGTAG
- a CDS encoding YfhO family protein — translation MKSGLKAFFVHFFVAVFFVLVALSYFHPVLQGKVIYQSDIAQYTGMAKEQNDFRKRTGEEPYWTNSAFGGMPTYQLGANYPHNYVKQLDKLIRFLPRPADYLFLYFIGFYILLCCLKVDYRLAIVGAIAFGFSTYLIIILGVGHNAKAHAMGYLPMVLGGIVLVFRKKYFWGFVLTTIAMGLEVMANHYQMTYYFVFLVLTLGIVYLIDAIKKKKLKHFFTSVGILVLAVVLGIAANTTSLLSTKEYADWSTRGKSELTINPDGSPKSDSDGLDKEYITQWSYGVAESLNLFVPRLFGGASQEDLGEDSKSFNYLMDKGLQRTQALDFVSSLPLYWGEQPGTSGPAYVGAIIFFLFILGLFLVEKKAKWWLLGGSVISLLLSWGKNFSLLTDFMIDYFPLYDKFRAVSSAQVILELCFPVLAILALAAVFNKKIELEKKISALKYSFFVITGLSITLFLLKGTFDFESPVDARLRMTGLEELPDMLKLDRKAVYSHDLFRSFIYVLLVAGVLWFYLRKKLKTNIAIVAIGLLILFDLAGVSQRYVNEDNFVSKRRMNQPFAKTKVHTDILEDDGQFRVFNPSEGFNSASTSYFHQSITGYHAAKPAAMQDLFDFYIYKGNRGVLNMLNVRYVIQQDENGKNYPGYNPEANGNAWFIEKLNPVSSANQEILALENLDTKNEAVINTNTFQNIDVFDYQKDSTASITLTDYEPNRLVYKSSNKNNGLAVFSEMYYPDGWYALIDGREVPHFKVNYALRALQIPSGEHTIVFNFNPEVVKLGSKISLASSLILAIVILGGIGFSFWRKRKKGDR, via the coding sequence ATGAAGTCAGGTCTTAAAGCCTTTTTTGTTCATTTTTTTGTCGCCGTATTTTTTGTCTTGGTCGCCTTGTCATACTTTCATCCGGTTTTGCAGGGTAAGGTCATCTACCAAAGTGATATCGCCCAATATACGGGTATGGCCAAAGAGCAGAACGATTTTCGCAAAAGAACGGGCGAAGAACCATATTGGACCAATAGTGCTTTCGGGGGCATGCCAACATACCAATTGGGGGCGAACTATCCACATAATTATGTTAAACAATTAGATAAGCTCATACGCTTTTTACCAAGACCGGCAGATTATCTTTTTTTGTATTTTATCGGATTTTATATTCTTTTATGTTGCCTTAAGGTAGATTACAGGCTGGCCATAGTAGGTGCTATCGCCTTCGGTTTTTCCACCTATTTGATAATTATTCTTGGAGTTGGGCACAATGCCAAAGCACATGCCATGGGGTATTTGCCTATGGTTTTAGGGGGCATTGTTCTGGTTTTTAGAAAAAAATATTTTTGGGGATTTGTACTGACCACTATCGCTATGGGTTTGGAGGTTATGGCCAATCATTACCAAATGACGTATTATTTTGTGTTTTTGGTGTTGACGTTGGGTATTGTTTATCTCATTGATGCCATAAAAAAGAAAAAGCTAAAACATTTTTTTACATCCGTGGGAATCCTGGTTTTGGCTGTTGTGTTGGGTATTGCGGCCAACACTACAAGTTTGCTGAGCACTAAAGAATATGCGGATTGGAGCACGCGCGGGAAATCCGAATTGACCATTAACCCCGATGGCTCCCCAAAGTCCGATTCAGATGGCCTTGATAAGGAATACATCACGCAATGGAGTTATGGGGTAGCGGAATCTTTGAACCTGTTCGTACCTAGATTATTCGGAGGAGCCAGTCAAGAAGATTTGGGCGAGGACTCCAAATCATTTAACTACTTAATGGATAAAGGCCTACAGAGAACGCAAGCATTGGACTTTGTAAGCAGCTTACCATTATATTGGGGGGAGCAACCGGGTACGTCTGGACCAGCGTATGTTGGGGCCATTATCTTTTTCCTTTTTATATTGGGGCTCTTTTTGGTAGAAAAAAAAGCCAAATGGTGGTTATTGGGTGGGTCGGTTATATCCTTATTGCTTTCCTGGGGCAAAAACTTTAGCCTATTGACCGATTTTATGATTGATTATTTTCCGCTGTATGATAAGTTTAGAGCAGTATCATCTGCTCAAGTAATCTTGGAGCTATGCTTTCCGGTATTGGCCATTTTGGCTTTAGCTGCAGTGTTCAATAAGAAAATTGAATTAGAAAAGAAAATAAGCGCTTTAAAATATAGTTTTTTTGTCATAACAGGGCTATCCATTACATTGTTTCTCTTAAAAGGGACTTTTGATTTTGAGAGTCCTGTTGATGCGCGTTTACGAATGACAGGGTTGGAAGAATTGCCCGATATGTTGAAATTGGATAGAAAAGCAGTGTACTCCCACGACCTTTTTCGTTCTTTTATTTACGTTTTGTTGGTAGCTGGGGTCTTATGGTTTTATTTGAGGAAAAAACTCAAAACCAACATAGCTATTGTAGCAATTGGCCTTCTAATACTTTTCGATTTGGCCGGTGTGAGTCAACGCTATGTAAACGAAGATAATTTTGTATCTAAAAGGCGAATGAACCAACCTTTTGCCAAAACCAAAGTGCATACGGATATTTTGGAGGATGATGGGCAGTTTCGTGTGTTTAACCCCTCGGAAGGCTTCAATAGTGCGAGTACCTCCTATTTTCATCAATCCATAACGGGGTACCATGCCGCCAAACCCGCTGCAATGCAAGATTTGTTTGATTTTTACATCTACAAGGGCAATAGAGGCGTTTTGAACATGTTGAATGTACGATACGTTATTCAACAAGACGAGAACGGGAAAAATTATCCCGGTTACAATCCCGAGGCCAATGGCAATGCTTGGTTTATTGAAAAGTTAAACCCTGTGAGCTCGGCAAATCAGGAAATCTTGGCCTTAGAGAATTTGGACACCAAAAATGAAGCTGTTATAAATACCAATACTTTTCAAAATATTGATGTATTTGATTATCAAAAGGATTCAACAGCCAGCATAACACTAACCGATTATGAGCCCAACCGTTTGGTATACAAATCATCAAACAAAAACAATGGTTTGGCGGTGTTTTCAGAAATGTACTATCCCGATGGCTGGTACGCATTGATTGACGGTAGGGAAGTACCCCACTTTAAGGTAAATTATGCCTTGCGGGCCCTGCAAATACCTTCAGGTGAACATACCATCGTATTCAATTTTAATCCAGAAGTGGTAAAGCTGGGCAGTAAAATTTCCTTGGCCAGTTCACTTATCTTGGCAATAGTGATTTTAGGAGGTATCGGCTTTTCATTTTGGCGAAAAAGGAAAAAAGGGGACAGGTAA
- a CDS encoding PLP-dependent cysteine synthase family protein: MKPKINACDNILELIGNTPLVKLNKIASSLSGNFYAKVEAFNPGHSSKDRIAHYIIEEAERKGILKQGSTIIETTSGNTGFSIAMVSIIKGYDCILAVSSKSSKDKIDMLRSMGAKVYVCPAHVSADDPRSYYQVAKRLHEETKDSIYINQYFNALNLEAHYNSTGPEIWNQTNGCITHLVACSGTGGTISGTAKYLKEQNPNIKIIGVDAYGSVLKKYHETREFDANEIYPYRIEGLGKNLIPAATDFDVIDIFEKVTDQESAHTAREISKTEGIFVGYTSGAVFQAVKQLSAEGEFNENSNVVVIFPDHGSRYMSKVYSDDWMADQGFFDVESVEEEKAIQYVK; this comes from the coding sequence ATGAAACCAAAAATAAACGCTTGCGACAATATCCTTGAACTAATAGGAAATACGCCTCTAGTTAAGCTCAATAAAATAGCATCGTCCCTTTCCGGTAATTTTTACGCTAAAGTAGAAGCTTTTAATCCCGGGCATTCCTCAAAGGACAGGATAGCCCATTATATTATTGAGGAGGCTGAACGAAAAGGAATTTTAAAACAAGGGAGTACCATAATCGAAACTACTTCGGGCAATACAGGTTTTAGTATTGCCATGGTGAGTATTATAAAAGGATATGATTGTATTCTCGCCGTTAGTTCAAAATCATCCAAAGATAAAATAGATATGTTGCGCTCCATGGGGGCCAAAGTATATGTTTGCCCTGCCCATGTTAGTGCTGACGACCCGCGCTCTTACTACCAAGTGGCAAAACGACTGCATGAAGAAACGAAAGATTCTATCTATATCAATCAATATTTCAATGCTTTGAATTTGGAGGCCCACTACAATAGTACGGGACCTGAAATTTGGAACCAGACCAATGGGTGTATAACCCACTTAGTAGCCTGTAGTGGTACCGGTGGTACTATTTCAGGAACGGCAAAATATTTAAAGGAGCAAAATCCCAATATAAAAATAATCGGTGTTGATGCATACGGTTCCGTGTTAAAAAAGTACCACGAGACCCGAGAATTCGATGCCAATGAAATATATCCATACCGCATAGAAGGTTTGGGTAAAAATCTCATTCCCGCTGCAACCGATTTTGATGTTATCGATATCTTTGAAAAAGTCACCGATCAAGAAAGTGCCCATACAGCTAGGGAAATTTCAAAAACCGAGGGTATTTTCGTAGGGTACACTAGTGGAGCTGTTTTTCAGGCGGTAAAACAACTAAGTGCCGAAGGTGAATTTAATGAAAATAGCAATGTTGTAGTCATATTTCCCGACCATGGATCCAGATATATGAGCAAGGTATACAGCGATGATTGGATGGCCGATCAAGGGTTCTTTGACGTGGAAAGCGTTGAGGAAGAAAAAGCCATTCAATACGTAAAGTAA